The region tgaCAGTATTGTGTTCTCCAGTGATCAGTCCAGCGGCTGTGTCGGGCTCCTCCGCCCTCTCCAAGGCCCTGAGCGCGGGGTCGTCTCTGGGCGCTCTGGATGCGTCAGGTTCTGAGTCAATTATAGGTCAGAATATTGTATGTGTTTGCTGATGATTCTTGGATGGAAGATTCTTACCTATTCTCCTTTTTTAGGCGAGAAGCGTAAACTCCCTGAGGCGCTGACGCTGGAGGACGCAAAGCGCATCCGTGTGATGGGCGACATTCCCATGGAGCTCGTCAACGAGGTCATGATGACCATCACAGACCCTGCCGCCATGCTGGGTCCTGAGGTCAGTCGTGTAAtgccaaattaaaaaatgccaaatttATGCtcgtaatattacaactttttagCTTGAGaattgttatttgtttgtttttttagaaaaattgcgttttataaaaaaaatattattatttttctcgtaatgtaattactttttttccctttattttcttttttattctagTAATTTCACCTCTTAATATCACCCCCAAAAGATTACTTCATTTGATCTCGAAATAATACAGCATTTAATAtgataactttttttctacaggaAAGAacagttaaaatgtcaaatcatGTCATTGGtcgtaaattattattattattattactttttttctcctaattTTACGACAttgttgtttaaatgtttattcttaTCAAATCGCAACAAATGTCTATTCTCATAATATAACTTTATATCTCTGACATTACTCTcaatatttttactttgtttttctttttttttctcacgactatttctaaaaaaaaacaaaaaaaacatatcttgcaaaaatacatttatgacattttatctttaaagaatattttgttcCCAAAATACAGCAATTTGTTCTTAAAGAtgcagcttttgttttgtaatattGCAAACCTAATAAAACCTTCATTCTATctgaaaaaataatacaaaagacATTATTGCCtgaataatgtatttttcaCGAAATATAGTTTTCTTCTCACAATAGCATGACTTtctcaaaaatatgaaaatatatatttttattatattatgacTTATTGAACTCCAAAAtatacctctttttttttgtcatttaattacTTGAAGTAAGGCTATTTTCGTCAGATTGCTGCtgcttttcccccaaaaaaatcaaaaaaaaaccacTTGCTCCAAAGAAAAGCCTTTTCatcttcattttaattattcattataAATTTGACACAATTGTCAGTGGCAGACAGCTTGGATATAATGGGGTGCATTTCCACTTGCAGACCAACCTGCTGACGCCCAACGCAGCCCGTGACGAGACAGCCCGTCTGGAGGAGCGTCGCGGCATCATCGAGTTCCACGTGATCGGAAACTCGCTGTCACAAAAGTCCAACAAGAAGATCCTGATGTGGCTGGTGGGCCTGCAGAATGTCTTCTCGCACCAGTTACCGCGCATGCCCAAAGAGTACATCACGCGACTCGTCTTTGACCCGTAAGACCCATCCGTCCTGGACCACACGCCTGCTCCTGATATCtctcaggtttttctttttttcttttcaacaaaCAGCAAGCACAAGACTTTAGCCCTCATCAAAGACGGCCGTGTCATCGGGGGCATCTGTTTTAGGATGTTTCCCACTCAGGGCTTCACGGAGATTGTCTTCTGTGCTGTCACCTCCAACGAGCAGGTCAAGGTATGACAAACaacttattattttaataatacgTACAActttaaatctaaataaaataggggtgtcaaaattattgcGTTAATTTAGAGTTCCATTCATGCTACTATTTTTcttacgcgcgattaatgaccgccccttacttggaaattgggggaattccaatcgcaatgcagcagacacgtcaacgtcaaaatttagcagtaatacatttaataatgatgcatatattagtggagactgggttcaagttgtatattaccatttaaaaaatgtgcagaatttctcaaattacttcatgttaaagattagatagcttttaatatgaaaagaaaaatgcactgagctgtcaccaacatcttacaaatgcaattatgccttatagtggcagaaaaatgacctcaccacaaatcaatatcacactttttttaattttaactaaattttatggattattatgaaattaccgtATCAAaagctaaaagatgcagccatatttctattagtttaacatttttgtatgtgaaaaatattttatggtacattttattgtacaattagaacagatataaaatttgcaattaattgtgacttaactattgaagtcatgcgattaattacgatgaaaattttgaatcgcctgacagccctaaaataaaatcttgacgattctttttatattatgactgttcttgtaatattatgatttatgtatttttttaatgactttttcgcttaatattacaactttttctgaaaaaaaaaaacccaacttaTGTCTCATAACTTTTGTTGGACTCAGAGCAACATTTTGTCTTTGCTCGCCCCTCTCCCGTCTGCAGGGCTATGGCACACACTTGATGAACCACCTGAAGGAGTACCACATCAAACACAACATCCTCTACTTCCTCACCTATGCCGACGAGTACGCCATTGGCTACTTCAAAAAGCAGGTGAGCTCCCGACTCGCTCGCTTTACTTTTGAGTCATTTCTCCCTCAATTTAGACATATTTTTCTCCTTTTGGAAGGGCTTCTCCAAAGACATCAAAGTGCCCAAGAGTCGCTACCTGGGTTACATTAAAGACTACGAGGGAGCCACTTTGATGGAGTGTGAGCTGAATCCCAGGATTCCTTACACGGAGCTGTCGCACATCATTAAGAGGCAAAAAGAGGTTAGCCCTCTAATTAGACACAGTTGGTACCTTTGTTGTTGTGAGGCAAAATTTCTCACTTGGGCAAGGAGAGACACAATCCCACGACAGAAGTTACGTACTCTAGCGAAGATAGCTCCTCTAATTCCTTCCCAGATCATCAAGAAGCTGATTGAGAGGAAGCAGAGTCAGATCAGGAAGGTCTACCCGGGCCTCACCTGCTTCAAGGAGGGCGTGCGACAGATCCCCGTGGAGAGTATTCCCGGCATACGTGAGTTATTGTGTCTCAATACAATAAGAGTATAAACGTAAGCGCTCTAATGTTGTTTTCATCATTGTCCCTTAGGAGAAACAGGATGGAAGCCAAGTGCCAAGGAGAAAGTGTAAGTGCAGTAGGGGTTCGATGAATCCAGCACAAAAACATGTCGACACCAAATTTCTGCCCTGAAACTTCACCACCGCCATGTTACGGTATCCACACAGATATTTCCATAAAACTCTATTCAAACCACTCATAACTGTTTCACAGTCCATGAGCACCCTGTAAATTGGAATTGCAGTCAAGTAAGCGGGGTTGATTATTTGATGGAATAATCCATATGATAGTcaattacaaacaaacaaaaatagtgCCAGTGCTAGTTGTTAGCAGTTTTGTTATCCGCTCACAGAGTatcacaataataattataataaagtaCAACTATCAGATGCTAGAAAAGCTCAAAATTCCATTCACggaaattaatttcatttgtaTAACAGGTGTGTGTAACAGGTGTGATCAACACCGTGTTCTTtgtcctgttaaaaaaaaataaaaataataataataataattgcattaTTGGATATGTGATTCCtgttttacctcttttaatgggctttttaaatgaagtcatttaaaatagagattttgtcatttgctcGAATTTTGGCACTAACGGAGTTGCGTTTTATAGAAAAGAAGTGAAGGACCCTGATGTGTTGTACAATATGCTCAAGAACCTACTGGCCCAAATAAAGGTAACATGCACATTTACAATCATAGACTTCACTTTGTAGCCTAGTATTTTGCTTATTGTTATGTTTGCGCTCTGATGTTTATGCAGAGTCACCCCGACGCTTGGCCGTTCATGGAGCCCGTCAAGAAGTCCGACGCACCCGATTACTACGAGATCATCCGCTTCCCCATTGGTATGCTGACACTCATTCCATATACAGTCTCCCCTTCAAAGGTATTAGAACGGCAAGGCcacttgcttgtttttgttgaggCATTTGCCTTTCAGATCATACGACGAATATAAGACAAAGGTTCAGAATTCCAGTTATTATTTCATGCTATTTACATTACGACATGTTAAAACACATCAGGaaagataacattttatttggacCCACCCATTTTTcaagtattggaacagacattatttaatgaacataaatgtaatatttgatgGCCTAACCCCAAGCCTGCAACCCATTGACTTTTTCATTTGTGCAGCCTCCTTCAGTTCTTGTTTGTCGCTGGGGAGTTCTCCCTTCAGTCTCTTATTTAGGAGGCAAAATGCATACTCAATTGGGTTAAGGTCCACTGTTTGACTTGGCCAGTCTAAGACCTTCCCATTTCCCCCCGCCCCGATGAAGTCCTTCATTGTGTTGGGGGTTGTCATTATCTTATTGCATGATGATGCATCTCCAAATTAGTTTGGAACTTTGGATGCATTTTTCTGTAACTTGCCATCTACCATCATGAGTTACATCATCAGTAAAGACTAGTGAGAAGCGGCCGTGCAAGCTCGAGCCATGGCATTACCGCCACCATTCTTCACACAtaagcttgaagcctctttttttgaaaatgtgttcacTATCTGGCTAACTGCTGCTTATTGGAAAGTTTGTTGAGTTGTTGGTATTTGTCCACAGACCTGAAAACCATGATGGAGCGCCTGAAGAATCGCTACTACGTGACCAAGAAGCTGTTCATTGCCGACCTGCAGCGCATCATCACCAACTGCCGCGAGTACAACCCGCCCGACAGCAAGTATTGCAAGTCGGCCAACACGCTCGAGAAGTTCTTCTACTTCAAACTCAAAGACGGTGGCCTCATcgaaaaatgaacatttttgttcttgttttgtttttttcattttcattttgcatggGACTCGAATGCGACACAACCCAGTACCAAAGTTCTACACCAGAAACCAACTTTATTTATGAGATTTAAACGTCATTCCACTTGTTGAGTCGCCAAAAACTGGACCTCGGGGACTTGAAAGCCACGTTGCCTTCAGTTACTGACACACTTGAAGATCCCCGCTGTGCTGTTTGCTTTCCTTTTGTTGCTGATTTTGTACTGTAGATATAGTATTCCCTCACTTGTTGCTGTTCCACGCCCACCCAGTGAATTTCCACAAAGTAGAGgtcctttaaaacaaaaaaaaatgttttttttctttcttgctgAGTTGCATAAACAAGTGGATGGCCTcattgaagttaattgccttaAATTAACTGAGACAATGAGACACACTATTGGCAGGTGCATGAGTAACTCTGGTCTGTTCAAAAattagctcaccagtgatgggactgactgaattaaaagaaaatcaactttttttttaaacttatggtacacgtttcttaatttaccaaatattttatattttgtttacaaatgtaattagattgtattgaatgaaagaaagagcagtttttatttatttatacaaaatagcagcataaatgGACCCAGATTAAAAATCTGCGATAGAGGGAATCCCTAATAAACGAACCGCAAaatagtgagggaacactgtatgcatgtatgtgcgtatatatatatatatatatatatgtatatatatatatatatatatatatacgtgtatatatatatatatgtatatgtatatatatatgtatatgtatatatatatgtatatgtatatatatgtgtatatatatgtgtatatgtatatatatgtgtatatgtatatatgtatatgtatatatttatgtgtgtgtatatatatatatatatatgtgtatatatatatgtgtatatgtgtatatatatatgtatatatatgtatacttatatgtatatatatatatatgtatatatatatgtatatatatgtatatgtatatatatgtatgtatatatatatatatatgtatgtatatatgtatgtatatatgtatatatatgtatatatatatatatgtatatatatatatatgtatgtatatatatatgtatatatatatatatgtatgtatatatatatgtatgtatatatatatgtgtgtatatgtatgtatgtatatatatgtatgtatatatatatgtatgtatatatatatatatgtgtatatatgtatgtatgtatatatatgtgtatatatgtgtatatatgtatatatatgtgtatatatgtatatatatgcatatatatatacgtatatatatatatatgcatatatatatatatatgtatgtgtatatatatatgtgtgtatatatatatatatatgtatgtgtatatatatatgtgtgtatatatatatatatatgtatgtgtatatatatatgtatgtatgtgtatatatatatgtatgtatgtgtatatatatgtatatatatatgtatatatatatatatgtatatatatatgtatatatatatgtatgtatatatatatgtgtatatatatatatatatgtatgtgtatgtatgtgtatatatgtatgtatgtatatatgtatgtgtatgtatgtgtatatatgtatgtatgtgtatatatatatatatgtatgtatatatatatatatgtatgtatatatatatatatgtatgtatatgtgtgtatatatatatatatgtatatatgattttattttattttaaaaacaacacaaattgaAGTTTGTGCTTGAAAGTCAAATCAACGAAGTTTTAGGTCTACTTTGTCACATCACTGTCaccaaaaaaagttttcttggCATTTTTAGCTCATTTGTGCTAAAACATGGTTACATAGAACAGAGGTTAAAAAGTCATTTGCTGTGCCT is a window of Vanacampus margaritifer isolate UIUO_Vmar chromosome 2, RoL_Vmar_1.0, whole genome shotgun sequence DNA encoding:
- the kat2a gene encoding histone acetyltransferase KAT2A, which gives rise to MSDPAAQGLQPRLLHAQSAGAAVAAGSGSGNSDPARPGLSQQQRASQKKAQVRAFPRAKKLEKLGVFSACKASDTCKCNGWKNPNPPTAPRVDLQQQAASLSEPCRSCGHALANHVSHLENVSEDEINRLLGMVVDVENLFMSVHKEEDTDTKQVYFYLFKLLRKCILQMSQPVVEGSLGTPPFEKPNIEQGVLNFVQYKFSHLAPKERQTMFELSKMFLLCLNYWKLETPTQYRQRTQKDDGTAYKVDYTRWLCYCHVPQSNDSLPRYETTHVFGRSLLKSIFTVTRRQLLEKFRVEKDKLLPEKRTLILTHFPRFLSMLEEEIYGENSPIWEADFTVSAADGTQLGHHTVISPAAVSGSSALSKALSAGSSLGALDASGSESIIGEKRKLPEALTLEDAKRIRVMGDIPMELVNEVMMTITDPAAMLGPETNLLTPNAARDETARLEERRGIIEFHVIGNSLSQKSNKKILMWLVGLQNVFSHQLPRMPKEYITRLVFDPKHKTLALIKDGRVIGGICFRMFPTQGFTEIVFCAVTSNEQVKGYGTHLMNHLKEYHIKHNILYFLTYADEYAIGYFKKQGFSKDIKVPKSRYLGYIKDYEGATLMECELNPRIPYTELSHIIKRQKEIIKKLIERKQSQIRKVYPGLTCFKEGVRQIPVESIPGIRETGWKPSAKEKVKEVKDPDVLYNMLKNLLAQIKSHPDAWPFMEPVKKSDAPDYYEIIRFPIDLKTMMERLKNRYYVTKKLFIADLQRIITNCREYNPPDSKYCKSANTLEKFFYFKLKDGGLIEK